The following proteins are encoded in a genomic region of Cryptomeria japonica unplaced genomic scaffold, Sugi_1.0 HiC_scaffold_288, whole genome shotgun sequence:
- the LOC131064064 gene encoding 1-aminocyclopropane-1-carboxylate oxidase-like — protein sequence MGVPVIDMKNIDGGDREVIMAEIAKACESTGFFQLLNHGIEHELMDRVKKVCSEHYKLNREQSFNASLPVRLLSNALDSDNADKIENVDWEDVIQIHEMQETNSWPSQPSDFKETIQEFRNKIFSLTEKLLEVISLNLGLEKEYLKEAFAGGEKPFFGTKVSHYPPCPRPDLIKGIRAHTDAGGLILLYQDDQVSGLQVLDDGTWVDVQPIPYAIVVDIGDQLEAITNGKYTSAWHHILPTKNGNRFSVASFYNPSYNAKVYPASQLTAQTGDELSVYPEYPEYLFGDYMQVYSHQKYEAKEPRFEAMRIVNVECQ from the exons TTCCAGTGATTGACATGAAAAACATAGACGGAGGAGACAGAGAGGTGATCATGGCTGAAATAGCCAAGGCCTGCGAGAGTACTGGTTTCTTTCAG CTTTTGAACCATGGCATAGAGCATGAACTCATGGACCGTGTAAAGAAAGTTTGCTCGGAGCATTACAAGCTTAACAGAGAGCAGAGCTTCAATGCCTCTTTGCCTGTAAGGTTGTTGAGCAACGCTCTTGACAGCGATAACGCTGATAAGATCGAGAACGTTGATTGGGAAGATGTTATTCAAATACATGAGATGCAGGAGACCAATTCATGGCCTTCCCAACCCAGTGATTTCAA GGAAACTATCCAGGAGTTTCGAAACAAGATATTTTCATTGACAGAAAAGCTGTTGGAAGTAATAAGTTTGAATCTGGGGCTAGAGAAAGAGTACCTGAAAGAGGCATTTGCGGGAGGAGAGAAGCCCTTCTTCGGCACCAAAGTGAGCCATTATCCTCCTTGCCCTAGACCGGACCTCATCAAGGGCATCCGTGCACACACAGATGCAGGTGGCCTCATTCTCTTATACCAAGACGATCAAGTGTCCGGTTTGCAGGTCCTCGATGATGGCACTTGGGTTGACGTGCAACCCATTCCATACGCAATAGTTGTTGACATTGGGGACCAGTTGGAAGCCATCACTAACGGCAAATACACCAGCGCATGGCATCACATTCTACCCACTAAGAATGGCAACCGTTTCTCAGTGGCATCGTTTTATAATCCCTCATATAATGCCAAGGTTTATCCCGCATCTCAACTTACTGCTCAGACCGGTGATGAATTATCGGTTTATCCAGAGTATCCAGAGTATCTGTTTGGAGACTACATGCAGGTTTACAGCCACCAGAAATATGAAGCCAAAGAGCCACGATTCGAAGCTATGAGGATTGTGAATGTAGAATGCCAATAG